gacccagggctTCTGGGGAGACACCTGAGAAGTATGGCCACGTGCAGAGTTTCTTTCCCCAAAACTCCCTACGTCCCATAACCTCTTGTGGTAGAAGGCATTGATAAATCTCAGTGAAGTGTAGTTTGTGTATTTTATTCAGACTTCATATAATTCACCATGTAAGTCAATTAAAGTTGAAGATACGAAAAATACACTTGATTGGAAGTCATGTATTTGGTCCTCAGAAAAGAAGTGAGTGATTCAGTCTGTCTGAAATTCTTCCAATTGTCTTCTTAAGATTTCTGCCTTAGAATCTTTGCTCAGGGTGCCTTCTAACAAACAGAGGAGCTCCTGGGCGGTATTTTCACCAGTGAAGGGTCACGGTGGTCTAGTGTTCCTAAGCCCCCCCGACCTCCGTGTAAAAGTACAGTTTCCCAAGCATCTCTGCTCACAAACGAGGCAATGACTGCACCATGGCATTGAGGCCAGCATGGCAGGAGTTTCTATCCTGGGAATCCTCCCATTTGAAGTTCTAGGTCAATGGTGATGTTTCTGGGACAAAGTCCATGATAGTACTGTACTTTCTACACACTTGGGTTTTCAGGACTCTTGACAACCTTTCTCTTATGACCACATTCCTGGCTTGGTTTTGGGGAAAGTGATGGTGTGGTGGGTCAGGGAGAAAGAAGCTGAACTTTGTGATGAAATCTTGGGTCAAATTTCTGGCCCTTCCATTTTTTGCTCACCTCCCCTCACTATGTCTTTCTGTATCCTGTCCCCTGACTCTTCTTTCCCTCGTGTCTGctcactctcctctctcttgTTCTGACTTTATctagtctttgtttctttcttcctcttcagtaTGATTTATTTAGGCgtttattttctgctttgatATTAGCCCCAACATGCAGTTTAAAGAACTTGATTTTGAAGTCAGGACAGAAATTTAAGGTATCAATTATCATCCTTTTTTGAAGGCTCAGGATTTCTCTTTTCTAAGATGCAATCTATGTGATgatttgtatttaatattttacatgatATGTAGCATGAATGCTAGAGAGGGAGGCTATCTAGTCACATCCTTTTCTAGTTCTCACCTGTCTTAGGTAAAACTCCTGTAGCACAAATCAGACTTTGTACTTAGAAAAGGACAAACCAAATGGCCACACTTACcttgcaaaaaaattaaatgtgcagGTCAAATGAAATAACACAAGGGAAAACTTGTTTAAATGATCAGATTACAGAGCAGGAATAATATATAatccaggattgccttattcaaTTAATTACATGTATATGAAAATCCACATAGTAATATAGGAGCATAAGAGAGAGATGCAGATGTTTATttatccagaggaaaaaaattggaAGGCTTTTGGCACCAAATATATTTCCAAATGTATTTGAACTGGTTAAAATTTGAACAGGTGAAAGTAAAACTTAAGGATTTATAAAGGGAAATAGCTTCCTCTACTGTGATGTACCCCTTAATCAAAGAGGTAGGATGGTCCAGGAGGGTCTGGAAACAATGGATGAAAATGATAAACCTCCGAGGCAACGATCTGATCTAATGAATGTATCTTGTCAAGTGCTGCTTTCCTGTCTTTATGTCCCcaaatcttttctctctctctctctctctctctcttttttttcaaatcttctcTTTGCTtacttaaaatgaaacaaaataaaattacacgACCTGGCTTTTATGGCTGTCCACCTGCCAACAAAACTATCTTTTGCTgctttttgatttatttaaagtGTGGTTTTTATGGAGAGGGTATCTATGTTACCTGAAGCAATTCATGCTCTTCCCCTTCAATTATTAAACTTgaataagaaatatgaaaaagaaaaatccaaagcaaattaatataaaaatcaaaaaagcaAACTATGGAGACAACAGGATCTGGTTCACAAGCTTCAAAAAAGCAGCACTATCGACGCAAACAGCAGACACGCAGGAAAGGGTTGTGCTTTCACAAATATGACTGCGTTTAACGGTCTGTCACGTTGGCTTTGTTCTGTGCTCAGTCTGCCTGCTCCCCCGAAGCTCCCACTGGAAGAGGATTCCATTGTCCACATCGGAGTGAGAACATTTTGTGTTTTCTATCAGTCCAATTTTATTTAAACTGTGACAGAACTAGCAATTGGCTTCTTCTGCTCTTTGCCACCTCAAGTCAGAGTTTGTTGCACCATAACTTTCTCATTGAAGTTTTGACTTCTGCTTTCCTCAGAGTATAAATCAGACGGTTGAGTTAGGGTGTCCCAGTAGTGTAAACACAGCCACCATCTTGTCCACTGGAAATACAGATAGAGGTCGAGTGTATGTGAATACACACGGTTCAAAGCACAAGATGATAACAATACTGTGGGAGGTGCAGGTGGAGAgggctttccttcttccttctgcaGTCTGATTACTCAGAGAAGTAAGATGAAAACATAGGAGGTAAGCAGCACTGTGAAACTCACCATGCACATGGCCCCGCTGTTAAACACAATGAGTAGACTGATGACATAAGTGTTGGTGCAGGCAAGTTTCAACAAAGGCTGCATATCACAGAGATAGTGACTGATAACATTGGGCCCACAGAAGGGTAATTTCAGAGCCAAGAGGATCCGTGTTGAAGAATGGATACAAGACCCCACCCAGTGCACCACAGACACACTGGATCATGATGGTTGTGAATCTCAGGGGCTTAAAATGACCACATAGTGATCAAAGGACATAAGAGTGAGCACCAAGATCTCCATGCACCCAAAGACGTGACTTGCAAAGATCTGGGTCATGCATTCATTGTAggagatgaatttcttttcaggtaTAGAATCTACAATCAATCTAGGAGCAGTGGTTGTTGACAAACAAGAATCagcaaaggagaaacagaaaaggaggaagtACGTGGGGTTCCCAAGTGTCTGGCTATGTCTCAGGGTCATCACAATAAGGAAGCTCGCCAACAGAGTTGTGAGGTATACAAGCAAGATCACGAATACTACTTTCTCCCTTAATGCATCTCGTGCTAACTCATATAGAATGAAGTCATTCACACTGCTGTTCATCCCCATGGTTACACTGAATATAAGGCAGACACGGCTGAGAAATGGCTCATCTGCAAAGAAAACTGGGGATGTGGTGACTTGCAACAACAGTGTATTTGGACTCTGAATTACAACTTTCATATTTCTAATTCCATCAACACTGTAACTCTGTTTCTCAAAGTTTTTCATAATTACACTAATgtgggaaacatttttttttaatgttgacatTTATGCTTTAACCATGTGCATTGATTCAAGGTCTTCCTATGTGGACCAAGACATttttcagcaagaaaaaaaaaataaaataaagcccacCAGTGATTGTTCCCTCTGCAAAGGTCTGAGAACTAATGACTTGGCTTTACAATCTTGATCAGGTCACTTTAATGTCTTGAAGCTCTTTCCTCATATGACAATTAGAGATTCTAATAGATACTTTAGTAAGCATATACCTGTGTATAggatatatatgtgcatataatgTATATGCATCtcaattattgaaaaataatatctCTATAATTTAGAAATGACACTTTTGGAGATTCTCTCCTAAGCAAATACATTTCTTGATTTGGACACCAGTTTGCACTCATGATTCCTGACCTCTTCAGTATCTTAGTTGGATTATGccttaaggaaaaaatattttttccatctttaggCTTATTGTGGCTATAATTTTACCTCCATTGCCAGTTAGGGCACATAAGCTATTTGGGTAAATCACTGAGGCAGCAATATTGAGGAAAAGCGCTCTGTGTTTGAAACAACCCGTTACTTATAACAGGTGTGTGGTAGGGTTAAGTTTCACCTCCTATCGATCCAGCCTGTTGTGCTACTTCTTGCATTTCTATAACTTGTGTCATGTCCTCTCTCATAGCCGATTCTCCTACCACTTGCTTCAGAAGTTTGTGTTCTTccagtttttctctctgaaacatattttaaaagcatatttcaGAATTTCAACCTACAAATAGTTCTCATTGTTTCACTTTATT
This genomic window from Camelus dromedarius isolate mCamDro1 chromosome 28, mCamDro1.pat, whole genome shotgun sequence contains:
- the LOC105106797 gene encoding LOW QUALITY PROTEIN: olfactory receptor 4C11 (The sequence of the model RefSeq protein was modified relative to this genomic sequence to represent the inferred CDS: inserted 5 bases in 4 codons; substituted 1 base at 1 genomic stop codon); translated protein: MSTLKKNVSHISVIMKNFEKQSYSVDGIRNMKVVIQSPNTLLLQVTTSPVFFADEPFLSRVCLIFSVTMGMNSSVNDFILYELARDALREKVVFVILLVYLTTLLASFLIVMTLRHSQTLGNPTYFLLFCFSFADSCLSTTTAPRLIVDSIPEKKFISYNECMTQIFASHVFGCMEILVLTLMSFDHYVVIXKPLRFTTIMIQCVCXVHWVGSCIHSSTRILLALKLPFCGPNVISHYLCDMQPLLKLACTNTYVISLLIVFNSGAMCMVSFTVLLTSYVFILXSLSNQTAEGRRKALSTCTSHSIVIILCFEPCVFTYTRPLSVFPVDKMVAVXYTTGTPXLNRLIYTLRKAEVKTSMRKLWCNKL